A region from the Pogoniulus pusillus isolate bPogPus1 chromosome 43, bPogPus1.pri, whole genome shotgun sequence genome encodes:
- the S100A16 gene encoding protein S100-A16 encodes MAECTELEWAVQVLVTNFDKYSSRRCCCRRQPRRISKKDFRKMLSCELNHMLTDTGNRRAADKLICDLDENKDGRISFEEYWTLIGGIASPIAQIIRQQEQSIKHTK; translated from the exons ATGGCTGAGTGCACGGAGCTGGAGTGGGCGGTGCAGGTGCTGGTGACCAACTTCGACAAGTACTCgagccgccgctgctgctgcaggaggcagcctcGGCGCATCAGCAAGAAGGACTTCCGCAAGATGCTCAGCTGCGAGCTCAACCACATGCTGACG GACACCGGGAACCGCCGCGCAGCCGATAAGCTGATCTGTGACCTGGACGAGAACAAGGACGGGCGCATCAGCTTCGAGGAGTACTGGACCCTGATCGGGGGCATCGCCAGCCCCATCGCACAGATCATCCgccagcaagagcagagcatcAAGCACACCAAGTAG
- the S100A14 gene encoding protein S100-A14, whose protein sequence is MGQCNCRKKRKDCQELTDVERAIETVINQFHCYAVKGQKEYLTPNEMQELVVQKLPHLGKCVGSLEEKIECMGDPDEAKLEFGEYWDMMGDAAKGCRRK, encoded by the exons ATGGGCCAGTGCAACTGCCGCAAGAAGCGCAAG GACTGCCAGGAGCTCACTGACGTGGAGCGAGCCATCGAGACTGTCATCAACCAGTTCCACTGCTACGCGGTGAAGGGGCAGAAGGAGTATCTGACACCCAACGAGATGCAGGAGCTGGTGGTGCAGAAGCTGCCCCACCTAGGGAAG TGCGTTGGATCCCTGGAGGAGAAAATCGAGTGCATGGGAGACCCCGACGAGGCCAAGCTGGAGTTCGGGGAGTACTGGGACATGATGGGGGACGCGGCCAAGGGTTGCCGGAGGAAGTAG
- the S100A13 gene encoding protein S100-A13, whose protein sequence is MATGELTELEAAIEKIVTTFCSYAGKEGRKGTLTASEFQELVQLQLPNLLKDVPSLEDKMRELDVNNDQELKFGEYWRLIGELAKAMRKQNAGKK, encoded by the exons ATGGCCACGGGCGAGCTGACGGAGCTGGAGGCTGCCATCGAGAAGATCGTCACCACCTTCTGCAGCTACGCgggcaaggagggcaggaagggcacACTGACGGCCAGCGAGTTTCAGGAGCTggtccagctccagctgcccaaCCTGTTGAAg gatgtcccctccctggaggataagatgagggagctggacgTGAACAACGATCAGGAGCTGAAATTCGGGGAGTACTGGAGGCTGATTGGAGAGCTGGCCAAGGCCATGAGGAAGCAGAATGCAGGGAAGAAGTGA
- the S100A1 gene encoding protein S100-A1 — protein MASQLEGAMETLINVFHHYSGKEGDKYKLSKKELKELLQSELGCFLETQKDAGAVEKIMQDLDENGDGEVDFQEYVVLVAALTVACNTFFWENA, from the exons ATGGCGTCGCAGCTGGAAGGGGCCATGGAGACGCTCATCAACGTCTTCCACCACTACTCGGGCAAAGAGGGGGACAAGTACAAGCTGAGCAagaaggagctgaaggagctgctgcagagtgagCTGGGCTGCTTCCTGGAG aCCCAGAAGGACGCAGGCGCTGTGGAGAAGATCATGCAGGACCTGGATGAGAACGGCGATGGCGAGGTGGACTTCCAGGAGTACGTGGTCCTGGTGGCTGCCCTCACCGTGGCCTGCAACACCTTCTTCTGGGAGAACGCCTGA
- the CHTOP gene encoding chromatin target of PRMT1 protein isoform X1, translating to MAAQSAPKVVLKSTTKMSLNERFTNMLKNKQPMPVNIRATMQQQQQLASARNRRLAQQMENRPSVQAALKLKQKSLKQRLGKSNIQARLGRPAGALVRGAMGSRGLPMGQRGLPRGAMRGGRGARALLRGGLPLRGQSLLRGGRGLSPRMGLRRGGIRGRGGPGRGGLGRGAMGRGGLGGRGRGMAGRGRGGFGGRGRGRGRGRGSARPALTKEQLDNQLDAYMSKTKGHLDAELDAYMAQTDPETND from the exons ATGGCTGCACAGTCAGCACCGAAGGTTGTGCTAAAGAGCACCACCAAGATGTCTCTGAACGAGCG CTTCACTAACATGCTGAAGAACAAACAGCCGATGCCAGTCAACATTCGGGCcaccatgcagcagcagcagcagctggccagtGCCAGAAACAGAAGACTGGCCCAGCAGATGGAGAACAGACcctctgtgcaggctgctctgaagcTCAAGCAG AAGAGCTTGAAGCAGCGCCTCGGGAAGAGCAACATCCAGGCACGGCTGGGCCGGCCCGCAGGGGCCCTGGTGCGTGGGGCCATGGGGAGCAGGGGCCTGCCCATGGGGCAGAGAGGTCTGCCCCGCGGAGCCATGCGTGGAGGCCGTGgggccagagctctgctgcgagGAGGACTCCCACTCAGAG GTCAGAGCCTACTCCGTGGGGGACGAGGCCTGTCCCCGAGAATGGGCCTGAGGAGAGGTGGCATCCGAGGACGTGGTGGCCCTGGAAGAGGTGGCCTGGGCAGAGGAGCCATGGGCCGTGGCGGGCTCGGTGGCAGAG GTCGTGGCATGGCtggccggggccggggcggctTCGGAGGTCGCGGCAGAGGCCGGGGCCGGGGGCGAGGCTCGGCGCGGCCTGCCCTGACCAAGGAGCAGCTGGACAACCAGCTGGACGCCTACATGTCCAAGACCAAGGGGCACTTGGACGCCGAGCTGGACGCCTACATGGCACAGACAGACCCAGAGACCAATGACTGA
- the CHTOP gene encoding chromatin target of PRMT1 protein isoform X2, which yields MAAQSAPKVVLKSTTKMSLNERFTNMLKNKQPMPVNIRATMQQQQQLASARNRRLAQQMENRPSVQAALKLKQSLKQRLGKSNIQARLGRPAGALVRGAMGSRGLPMGQRGLPRGAMRGGRGARALLRGGLPLRGQSLLRGGRGLSPRMGLRRGGIRGRGGPGRGGLGRGAMGRGGLGGRGRGMAGRGRGGFGGRGRGRGRGRGSARPALTKEQLDNQLDAYMSKTKGHLDAELDAYMAQTDPETND from the exons ATGGCTGCACAGTCAGCACCGAAGGTTGTGCTAAAGAGCACCACCAAGATGTCTCTGAACGAGCG CTTCACTAACATGCTGAAGAACAAACAGCCGATGCCAGTCAACATTCGGGCcaccatgcagcagcagcagcagctggccagtGCCAGAAACAGAAGACTGGCCCAGCAGATGGAGAACAGACcctctgtgcaggctgctctgaagcTCAAGCAG AGCTTGAAGCAGCGCCTCGGGAAGAGCAACATCCAGGCACGGCTGGGCCGGCCCGCAGGGGCCCTGGTGCGTGGGGCCATGGGGAGCAGGGGCCTGCCCATGGGGCAGAGAGGTCTGCCCCGCGGAGCCATGCGTGGAGGCCGTGgggccagagctctgctgcgagGAGGACTCCCACTCAGAG GTCAGAGCCTACTCCGTGGGGGACGAGGCCTGTCCCCGAGAATGGGCCTGAGGAGAGGTGGCATCCGAGGACGTGGTGGCCCTGGAAGAGGTGGCCTGGGCAGAGGAGCCATGGGCCGTGGCGGGCTCGGTGGCAGAG GTCGTGGCATGGCtggccggggccggggcggctTCGGAGGTCGCGGCAGAGGCCGGGGCCGGGGGCGAGGCTCGGCGCGGCCTGCCCTGACCAAGGAGCAGCTGGACAACCAGCTGGACGCCTACATGTCCAAGACCAAGGGGCACTTGGACGCCGAGCTGGACGCCTACATGGCACAGACAGACCCAGAGACCAATGACTGA